The following DNA comes from Pseudomonas sp. Tri1.
GTGTAGCGAGCAACGTACCGGTGATTTCACTTCCGGTCTGTCCCAACGCGGCGGTTTTTTTGAAAGGTGCACTGTGATTAATGCAGGTGATCGGGGGCTTCGGCCTTCCTTCGCTTTCCCCGGCGGCTCGGACCGCTTTAACGCAGACTTCTAGGGTTTTTCATGACGCGCTACATATTCGTCACGGGCGGTGTTGTTTCTTCATTGGGGAAAGGCATTGCCTCGGCTTCATTGGCGGCCATCCTGGAGGCGCGGGGACTTAAGGTCACCATGCTCAAGCTGGACCCGTACATCAACGTCGACCCGGGCACCATGAGCCCGTTCCAGCACGGTGAAGTGTTCGTCACCCACGACGGCGCCGAGACCGACCTGGACCTGGGCCACTACGAGCGGTTCATCCGCACGACCATGACCCAGAACAACAACTTCACCACCGGCCGTGTCTACGAACACGTGCTGCGCAAGGAGCGCCGTGGTGATTACCTGGGCGCGACCATCCAGGTCATCCCGCACATCACCGACGAAATCAAGCGCCGCATCATCAAGGGTGCCGGCGATGCCGACGTGGCGATGGTCGAGATCGGCGGTACCGTGGGCGACATCGAGTCCCAGCCGTTCCTCGAAGCCATCCGCCAGTTGCGTTTCGAAATCGGCGCCAAGCGCGCGATGCTGATGCACCTGACGCTGGTTCCGTACATCGCCACTGCTGGCGAAACCAAGACCAAGCCAACCCAGCACTCGGTCAAGGAACTGCGTTCCATCGGCCTGCAGCCGGACGTGCTGATCTGCCGCTCCGATCACCCGATCGACATCTCCTCGCGTCGCAAGATCGCCCAGTTCACCAACGTTGAAGAGCGTGCGGTGATCGGCCTGGAAGACGCCGACACCATCTACAAGATCCCGGGCATCCTGCACTCCCAGGGCCTGGACGATTTCGTCGTCGAGCGTTTCGGCCTGCAATGCGCTGGCGCCGATCTGTCCGAGTGGGAAGCGGTGGTCGATGCCAAGCTCAACCCGGAACACGAAGTCACCATCGCCATGGTCGGCAAGTACATGGAACTGCTGGACGCCTACAAGTCGCTGATCGAGGCGATGAGTCACGCCGGCATCAGCAACCGCACCAAGGTCAACCTGCGCTACATCGATTCCGAAGACATCGAGAACCAGGGCACCGGCCTGCTCGAGGGTGCCGATGCGATCCTCGTGCCTGGCGGTTTCGGCCTGCGGGGCGTGGAAGGCAAGATCACTGCCGTGCAATACGCTCGCGAAAACAAGGTGCCTTACCTGGGTATCTGCCTGGGCATGCAAGTGGCCGTCATCGAGTTCGCCCGTAACGTGCTGGGCTGGAAGGACGCCAACTCCACCGAATTCGATCGCGCCAGCGGCCATCCGGTCGTGGGTCTGATCACCGAGTGGGAAGATGCCACCGGCGCCGTGGAAATCCGCACCGAAGCCTCCGACCTTGGCGGCACCATGCGCCTCGGCGCCCAGGATTGCCTGCTCGAAGCCGGTTCCCTGGTGCATCAATGCTATGCCAAGGACGTGATCGTCGAGCGTCACCGTCATCGCTACGAAGTGAACAACAACCTGCTGCCGCAACTGATCGAGGCCGGCCTGAAAATCTCCGGTCGCTCCGGTGATGGCGCGCTGGTGGAAGTGGTCGAGGCGCCGGATCATCCGTGGTTCGTCGCCTGCCAGTTCCACCCCGAGTTCACCTCGACGCCACGGGACGGTCATCCACTGTTCAGTGGTTTCGTGAAAGCCGCTTTGGCTCAACACCAGAAAAAGGCATAAAACGATGGCCCAGAAGATCATTCGCGTCGGCGACATCGAGATTGCCAACGACAAGCCCATGGTGCTGTTCGGTGGCATGAACGTACTGGAAAGCCGTGACATGGCGATGCAGGTCTGCGAGGAATACGTGAAGGTCACCCAGAAGCTGGGTATCCCTTACGTCTTCAAGGCCAGCTTCGACAAGGCCAACCGTTCGTCCGTGACCTCCTACCGTGGCCCTGGCCTGGAAG
Coding sequences within:
- a CDS encoding CTP synthase gives rise to the protein MTRYIFVTGGVVSSLGKGIASASLAAILEARGLKVTMLKLDPYINVDPGTMSPFQHGEVFVTHDGAETDLDLGHYERFIRTTMTQNNNFTTGRVYEHVLRKERRGDYLGATIQVIPHITDEIKRRIIKGAGDADVAMVEIGGTVGDIESQPFLEAIRQLRFEIGAKRAMLMHLTLVPYIATAGETKTKPTQHSVKELRSIGLQPDVLICRSDHPIDISSRRKIAQFTNVEERAVIGLEDADTIYKIPGILHSQGLDDFVVERFGLQCAGADLSEWEAVVDAKLNPEHEVTIAMVGKYMELLDAYKSLIEAMSHAGISNRTKVNLRYIDSEDIENQGTGLLEGADAILVPGGFGLRGVEGKITAVQYARENKVPYLGICLGMQVAVIEFARNVLGWKDANSTEFDRASGHPVVGLITEWEDATGAVEIRTEASDLGGTMRLGAQDCLLEAGSLVHQCYAKDVIVERHRHRYEVNNNLLPQLIEAGLKISGRSGDGALVEVVEAPDHPWFVACQFHPEFTSTPRDGHPLFSGFVKAALAQHQKKA